TagacaatataaatatatgaaccataattatgtatttaaaatatttaatttaatatttattttgatataatatctaaaaataaatatttaaaactaagtACCTTAAATACCTAATtctagataaataaatatatttatatatttcttgtgTTTTGCTTTAAAATTTTAGCTTTTACTCCAGGTATACTTTATGTGTGTTTAGGATGTGATACAAATTAACAATAAAACTGATGAGTTATAAATAAACCCGACTTGTACTTACAAATTTACTAGAATGAGACTTAGGGTGTGATACAAATTTACTAAAACCGAAACCAATATGTTATATCCGAACTCGATCTGTACTTACAATTAAACTAGAATAGAACCTCGGGTGTGatacaaattaaaatcaaaatccgAAATCCCAATGGATACCCTGCTAAGCCTAATATAAATATCATGAATTTCTTTACCATTTCTTCACGTTTTGAAGATTCCTTGGACCTACCAACCCTTGTTATCTTTGTAtacaaccaaaaaaattatggaGTCACTACCAAACGTGGCCGTCGGGTTAAGGTACTTAAACGTCTTCCTTGCGTTACACCGAAATGGTCATGACTGTGAAAACGAGTAAAGACAgaaacatctcaagacatgaggTTAATCTcctataaaaaatcaaatacctCAAGGAGATGAGAAAACACTCAAAAGtaagaaataaagaaagaaagagagaagatgaaCAAGGTGCATGGTCTGTTCTTGGTGGTCATTTTCTCTCTTGCCTATGCACAGCTTGTTAAGTGTCAATCTAAGCCAAGTTGCCAAACTAAATGTGGCAACGTCTCAATCGAGTACCCTTTTGGCATTTCTCCAGATTGTTACTATGCGGGACATAGTACTTTCCTACTCACCTGTAATGAAACAACAAACAAGCTATTCACTGGCAACCTGCAAGTGATCAACATTTCTCACACCGGCGAGCTACGCATCCTCGAGTCTATAGCCTACTCTTGCTACAACAGCACAGATCTGACTGATAGAATTATCTACAACACTACTCTGGTTGACTTCACTCTTTCCAACAAGAACAGTTTCACTGCCGTGGGTTGTAACACTTACGCGGTAATGACCACGACTATTGGAGATCGAAGCTACTCAACTGGATGCTTGTCGTTATGCGATTCCACCACAAAGGAAGACGGGCTGTGTTCCGGTGAAGGCTGCTGCCACACCTCCGTTTCTAAGGGGAGCCAACGTTTCGTAATCAGATCAAGCCGCTTTGACAGCAGTGCGTATGTTAATAACTCTAATAATTGCTCCTACGCCTTTCTTGTCGAAGAAGGTATGTTTAGCTTCTTTCCTTCTCAAGATCTTAAGAATCTTCGAAATGTTACGGAGTTCCCTGTAGTACTGGATTGGTCTATCGGAAACCAGACATGCGAGCAAGCCGGAAACACAAGCATATGCGGTCAGAACAGCGTATGTACCAACTCTACTACTCGAGCCGGGTATAACTGCAAATGTAAAGATGGTTACGATGGGAATCCATACCTAGCCGAAGGCTGTCAAGGTActatgtttttacttttttttatttgataaataccttaataaataaatttgtatcataaaataatacataatgaaaaaaaatgatcaaattaGCATATGTATATCTATAGGatttattggttaaaaattagAGTTTAGATTTTAGAGATGAGATTTAGGGGTTTTGGTTCAGGTCTACAATTTAAAGTTTATTTACTACTTTACtgtataaagtttaaaataataataaaattttaaatacatatttaaaatttaaaattatattaaatatgttattCACCAAGAGCAATTTAGTTTTCTAACTctttaaatgatatttcagaCATTTTCTTCCTTATGGACCAGTTTTGtggtagaaattttatttttgctttttaggagattgttctttcttttttatttttattgttactTTTGTTCCTCACACATTTTTtgtgctcttttttttttcccttggAACAGACATAGATGAGTGTACTACTAATAGCACTATCCATAGACATAACTGTTCGGGTTCCAGCACCTGTGAAAATATGATGGGGTACTTCCTTTGTAGGTGCCCATCTGGTTTTGACTTGAATGCCACCACCAATGGCTGTATGCGTAAACACAAGCCTGAATACTACGGATGGAGTCAAATTTTTCTTGGTAAGTTCCCTTCACTTGTTTTGGATTCTTTCATTTGGGAAAAAATCTCTCTCTAATCATCTCTGGGTTATGTGATCAGGAACAACCGTCAGCTTCTTGGCCATCCTACTTGTCGTTAGCTGTGTACAACAGAAAAGAAAGCACAGGAAAAACACCGAGCTCCGAAAACACTTCTTTGAGCAAAACGGTGGTGGCATGTTGCGGCAGAGACTCTCAGGAGCAGGGACATCAAATGTTGATGTCAAAATCTTTACTGAGGAAGGCATGAAAAAAGCAACTAATGGTTATGAAGAAAGCAGAATCTTGGGTCAGGGAGGCCAAGGAACAGTCTACAAAGGGATATTACCGGATAGCTCAGTAGTTGCTATAAAGAAAGCTCGGCTTGGAGACTGCAGCCA
This genomic interval from Brassica napus cultivar Da-Ae chromosome A6, Da-Ae, whole genome shotgun sequence contains the following:
- the LOC106347338 gene encoding wall-associated receptor kinase 2 isoform X1 yields the protein MNKVHGLFLVVIFSLAYAQLVKCQSKPSCQTKCGNVSIEYPFGISPDCYYAGHSTFLLTCNETTNKLFTGNLQVINISHTGELRILESIAYSCYNSTDLTDRIIYNTTLVDFTLSNKNSFTAVGCNTYAVMTTTIGDRSYSTGCLSLCDSTTKEDGLCSGEGCCHTSVSKGSQRFVIRSSRFDSSAYVNNSNNCSYAFLVEEGMFSFFPSQDLKNLRNVTEFPVVLDWSIGNQTCEQAGNTSICGQNSVCTNSTTRAGYNCKCKDGYDGNPYLAEGCQDIDECTTNSTIHRHNCSGSSTCENMMGYFLCRCPSGFDLNATTNGCMRKHKPEYYGWSQIFLGTTVSFLAILLVVSCVQQKRKHRKNTELRKHFFEQNGGGMLRQRLSGAGTSNVDVKIFTEEGMKKATNGYEESRILGQGGQGTVYKGILPDSSVVAIKKARLGDCSQVEQFINEVLVLSQINHRNVVKLLGCCLETEVPLLVYEFINSGTLYDHLHGSMSNPSLTWEHRLRIALEIAGTLAYLHSSASIPIIHRDVKTANILLDENLTAKVADFGASRLIPMDKEQLTTMVQGTLGYLDPEYYNTGLLNEKSDVYSFGVVLMELLSGQKALCFERPQHSKHLVSYFASATKENRLHEVIDGQIMNENNYREIQEAARVAVKCTRVTGEERPKMKEVAAQLEGLRVTKTKHQRSDDYPEPMEMEHLLGLEILSAQGETSSTGYDSIKNITRTHVESGR